A region from the Gloeocapsa sp. PCC 73106 genome encodes:
- a CDS encoding type IIL restriction-modification enzyme MmeI, whose translation MSFDKEIYHHQQWLGLIQPVGLVVAPPALVKAQAYIDSAYTIELQQRLLNLISIREGVAVIEDFPVFTQTILDWLPSDLVAFPEELSIPLPDYGETLRATYAVSNGDDWLLLIQVMELGVSLDENDFQSRRNWQTTPYIKFERLLRETQIPIGVLCNGVEVRLIYAPRGESSGYLSFPVEAMTRVDGRLILGALYLLLGVDRLFNVPSEGRLKRILEESRNYQGLVST comes from the coding sequence ATGAGCTTTGATAAAGAAATCTATCATCATCAGCAATGGCTCGGATTAATACAGCCTGTAGGGTTGGTGGTTGCTCCGCCTGCTTTGGTTAAGGCTCAAGCTTATATAGATTCAGCTTATACAATAGAGTTGCAGCAGAGGTTGTTAAATCTCATCTCTATTAGGGAAGGTGTTGCTGTGATAGAGGATTTCCCTGTATTTACTCAAACTATATTGGATTGGTTACCATCGGATTTGGTTGCATTTCCTGAGGAGTTGTCAATCCCTCTGCCTGATTATGGGGAGACTTTGCGCGCTACATACGCGGTGTCGAATGGGGATGATTGGTTGTTACTGATTCAAGTGATGGAGTTGGGTGTGTCTTTGGATGAGAATGATTTCCAAAGTCGCAGAAATTGGCAAACTACTCCATATATTAAGTTTGAGCGGTTGTTACGGGAAACTCAGATACCGATTGGGGTGCTGTGTAATGGGGTTGAAGTTAGGTTGATTTATGCGCCACGGGGTGAGTCGTCGGGTTATTTGTCGTTTCCGGTGGAGGCGATGACACGGGTAGATGGTAGGTTAATATTAGGAGCATTGTACCTGTTATTGGGGGTAGATCGCCTTTTTAATGTGCCGAGTGAGGGAAGGTTAAAGAGGATTCTGGAGGAGAGTCGCAATTATCAGGGGTTGGTTTCGACGCA
- a CDS encoding ABC transporter ATP-binding protein/permease — MNQFWKIAKPYWVSSEKWKAISLFILMILLSIVSTGLLLLLSIFLGEVTSALADQDFERFLQGIFVFLGMMIVGVPLLSYKIYLQANLGLRWRYWLTDYFLTKYLEKQSFYQLTFYPEIDNPDQRIAEDIKTFTQQSLNFVIIILDAVLQLIAFTGLLWSISKLLMIFLILYAVIGMILTTFIFGRILIEINSEQLKREADFRFSLVRIRENAEAIAFYQGQLSEKEQVKERFIRVFQNFQYLIRATLNLNLFQNGYQYITFVLPGVILAPRIFSGELEIGDFTKAGVAFRSILFALALLITQFDEISAFAAGITRLDALKAFLTESPTGKTTLEIIEAADLALKNVTLQTPDYQTTLIHNLSLVVPSGQGLLIMGNSGVGKSSLLRALAGLWNSGSGEIFRPKREQILFLPQRPYMILGPLRQQLLYPRLSLDCADEELLKVLKRVNLANLVTRFNGLDAIADWSNVLSLGEQQRLAFARLLLNQPRYAILDEATSALDEKNEALLYQHLQETAITFVSVGHRLSLLKYHHQVLELIGNGEWKFGVRS, encoded by the coding sequence ATGAATCAATTTTGGAAAATTGCTAAACCTTATTGGGTTTCTTCAGAAAAATGGAAAGCTATTAGTCTTTTTATTCTGATGATTTTGTTATCTATAGTGAGTACAGGTTTACTGCTACTACTGAGTATTTTTCTAGGTGAAGTAACTTCTGCTTTAGCAGATCAAGATTTTGAACGATTCCTACAGGGTATTTTTGTTTTTTTAGGTATGATGATTGTAGGAGTTCCTTTATTATCTTATAAAATTTATTTGCAAGCTAATCTGGGTTTACGTTGGCGATATTGGTTAACAGATTATTTTTTGACGAAATATCTGGAAAAACAGTCTTTTTATCAACTTACTTTTTATCCTGAAATCGATAATCCCGACCAAAGAATCGCCGAGGATATCAAAACATTTACTCAACAATCCCTCAATTTTGTAATTATTATACTAGATGCAGTATTACAGTTAATCGCCTTTACGGGACTGCTGTGGTCAATTTCTAAGTTATTGATGATCTTTTTGATTCTGTATGCGGTAATTGGGATGATTCTGACAACGTTTATCTTTGGTCGCATTTTGATAGAGATTAACTCAGAACAACTCAAACGAGAAGCTGATTTTCGCTTTAGTTTAGTGCGGATTCGAGAAAATGCTGAAGCGATCGCCTTTTATCAAGGTCAACTATCGGAAAAAGAACAAGTAAAAGAGCGTTTTATCAGAGTCTTCCAGAATTTCCAATATCTAATTCGCGCAACACTCAATTTAAATCTCTTTCAAAATGGTTATCAATATATAACTTTTGTTTTACCCGGAGTGATTTTAGCACCACGCATTTTTTCAGGTGAGCTAGAAATAGGAGATTTTACTAAAGCAGGAGTAGCTTTTAGAAGCATTTTATTCGCTTTAGCTTTATTAATTACTCAGTTTGATGAAATAAGCGCGTTTGCTGCGGGAATTACGCGTTTAGATGCTTTGAAAGCTTTTTTGACTGAATCACCAACAGGAAAAACGACTCTGGAAATCATCGAAGCTGCGGATTTAGCTTTGAAAAATGTCACCTTACAAACACCCGACTATCAAACAACTCTGATTCATAATTTATCCCTTGTCGTACCATCGGGTCAAGGGTTACTGATTATGGGAAACAGTGGTGTAGGAAAAAGTTCCCTGTTGCGCGCTTTAGCTGGATTATGGAATTCCGGTTCGGGTGAGATTTTTCGTCCCAAACGAGAACAAATACTGTTTTTACCTCAGCGTCCCTATATGATTTTAGGACCACTGCGTCAGCAATTACTCTATCCTCGCTTGTCTCTAGACTGTGCTGATGAAGAACTGCTAAAAGTACTTAAGCGCGTCAATTTAGCTAATCTCGTCACTCGATTTAATGGGTTAGATGCGATCGCCGATTGGTCAAATGTATTATCTTTGGGAGAACAGCAACGTCTAGCTTTTGCTCGATTATTATTGAATCAACCGAGATACGCCATTTTAGATGAAGCGACGAGTGCTTTAGATGAAAAAAATGAAGCATTACTCTACCAACATTTACAAGAAACAGCGATCACATTTGTTAGCGTTGGTCATCGTCTTTCACTATTAAAATATCATCATCAGGTTTTAGAACTGATCGGGAATGGAGAATGGAAGTTCGGAGTTCGGAGTTAG
- a CDS encoding ABC transporter ATP-binding protein/permease, translated as MLNRFERQLWLQFWRVARSYWFSQDKWRARSLLALLLILSLASSGFLVVESLQKGEIVSSLAAKDPQRFAQSIWLFLGFILLGIPLLSFNNYIQSKLSLYWRQWLTNYFLNQYLDQQIFYQISSQAKIDNPDQRIAEDIKIFTERTVFFLVVCLDSTLQLIGFITILWIISKSLMFCLIVYAFLGTGVTFLIFGKILTRLNFQQFKLEGNFRFGLIRVQENAEAIAFYQGQAQEKNQVKGRLTEVLKNFKSLIRWQFRLNIFQNGYQYINFILPFVVLAPRIFSGELEIGAVTQSQAAFERVGFAIGLVINQFEKLSLIAAGIERLGTFIQGMEQQKQLLKTSSIDLRENIILVIRNLSLQTPDTSRILVKNLSLTIPLGQSLLIIGPSGVGKSSLLRAIAGLWNSGTGVIERPQRDQMLFLPQKPYMILGSLRQQLLYPKNFLDISDRQLFELLEQVNLYHLITRYHNLDIVEDWAKVLSLGEQQRLAFARLLITKPKYAILDEATSALDINNEALLYQKLPENSITFVSVGHRSTLIKYHQQVLELSEDYTWYLSQNKDESILENC; from the coding sequence ATGTTGAATCGATTTGAGCGTCAACTATGGCTACAATTTTGGAGAGTTGCTCGATCTTATTGGTTTTCTCAAGACAAATGGAGAGCTAGATCGCTTTTAGCTTTACTATTAATATTATCCTTGGCTAGCAGTGGCTTTTTAGTAGTTGAAAGTTTACAAAAAGGTGAGATTGTATCATCTTTAGCTGCAAAAGATCCCCAAAGATTTGCTCAATCTATCTGGCTATTTTTGGGATTTATTCTTTTAGGTATTCCTCTGCTTTCTTTTAATAATTATATCCAAAGCAAACTTAGTCTTTATTGGCGCCAATGGTTAACGAACTATTTTCTTAATCAGTATCTAGATCAACAGATATTTTACCAAATCAGTTCCCAAGCTAAAATTGACAACCCCGATCAACGAATCGCTGAAGATATTAAAATTTTTACTGAGCGGACCGTTTTCTTTCTAGTCGTTTGTCTAGATTCAACTCTTCAGTTAATAGGTTTTATCACTATTCTCTGGATTATTTCTAAGTCTTTGATGTTTTGTTTAATCGTTTATGCTTTTCTAGGAACTGGCGTCACTTTTTTGATTTTTGGTAAAATTCTTACTCGACTCAATTTCCAGCAGTTTAAACTTGAGGGTAACTTTCGTTTTGGTTTAATTCGAGTTCAAGAAAATGCTGAAGCGATCGCTTTTTATCAAGGACAAGCTCAAGAAAAAAATCAAGTTAAAGGACGATTAACAGAAGTACTTAAAAATTTTAAAAGCTTAATTCGCTGGCAATTTCGTCTAAATATTTTTCAAAATGGGTATCAGTATATTAATTTTATTCTCCCGTTTGTCGTGTTAGCTCCTCGTATCTTTTCAGGTGAATTAGAAATTGGGGCTGTAACGCAGTCACAAGCGGCTTTTGAGCGAGTAGGATTTGCGATAGGCTTGGTTATTAATCAGTTTGAAAAACTAAGTTTAATTGCTGCTGGGATTGAACGTTTGGGAACTTTTATCCAAGGGATGGAACAACAAAAGCAATTATTAAAAACTTCTTCCATCGACTTAAGAGAAAATATTATTTTAGTAATTCGAAATTTGAGTTTACAAACTCCAGACACTTCCAGAATTTTAGTTAAAAATTTGTCTCTTACTATTCCACTGGGTCAATCTCTATTAATTATCGGACCGAGTGGAGTGGGAAAAAGTTCTTTACTAAGAGCGATCGCGGGTCTCTGGAATTCAGGTACGGGGGTAATTGAGAGACCACAACGAGATCAAATGTTATTTTTACCACAAAAACCCTATATGATTCTCGGTTCTCTTCGTCAACAATTGCTGTATCCTAAAAATTTTCTAGATATCAGCGATCGCCAATTATTTGAGTTATTAGAACAAGTCAATCTCTATCATCTAATCACTCGTTATCATAACTTAGATATAGTGGAAGACTGGGCAAAAGTTCTCTCCTTAGGAGAACAACAAAGACTCGCTTTTGCTCGTTTACTGATAACTAAACCCAAATATGCGATTTTAGATGAAGCAACTAGTGCTTTAGACATCAATAATGAAGCTCTACTCTATCAAAAACTGCCCGAAAACTCGATTACATTTGTAAGTGTGGGTCATCGTTCTACCCTGATCAAATATCACCAACAGGTGCTAGAACTTTCAGAAGATTATACTTGGTATTTAAGTCAAAATAAAGATGAATCAATTTTGGAAAATTGCTAA
- a CDS encoding sucrase ferredoxin, whose translation MIDRALDAGESRYERANFSMNLTDCRFCSEVSQKNGQDPISTAGNYDHWLILELKQPWSPLMWIEDPRVVSLTDLLKKLVLWRNFKVRALAIAPDSEYSIKDYARLFYYRRPAQHFTQFEKQEFLIPESQLISVATALLKNDTDTLLQFEQYRQSSHHIRDILVCTHANVDVACGRFGYPIYKELRSNYAKEGKLRVWRCSHFGGHQFAPTLIDLPSGRWWGHLEPNSLDTLIHQQGTPTDLRRFYRGWSGLKPLEQIVEREIWMLEGWDWLKYPKSGRIVEVKGIGIYEHIYPIAQHIPIQPLQILIERWTRQKIAKAKIRIEFTRDNHSIRESYEAIVEKIAPVMSANSSAQPMQLKPVEQYRVTHLQLSQSLPKFKIYQSTM comes from the coding sequence ATGATAGACAGAGCGCTAGACGCAGGCGAAAGCAGATACGAAAGAGCTAATTTTTCTATGAATTTAACCGATTGTCGATTCTGTTCAGAAGTTTCTCAAAAAAATGGTCAAGATCCTATTAGTACAGCAGGTAATTATGATCACTGGCTCATTCTAGAATTAAAACAGCCCTGGTCACCTCTGATGTGGATAGAAGATCCTCGGGTAGTGTCTTTGACTGATTTACTAAAAAAGCTGGTTTTATGGCGCAATTTTAAGGTTAGAGCTTTAGCGATCGCCCCTGATTCAGAATACTCAATCAAAGATTATGCTCGTTTATTTTACTATCGTCGTCCTGCTCAACATTTTACCCAATTTGAAAAACAAGAATTTTTAATACCAGAATCACAACTGATTTCTGTAGCTACCGCTTTACTTAAAAACGATACAGATACTCTCTTACAATTTGAGCAATACCGACAATCATCGCATCATATTCGTGACATCCTGGTATGTACTCATGCTAATGTTGATGTCGCTTGTGGTCGCTTTGGCTATCCAATTTATAAAGAATTGCGCTCTAACTATGCTAAAGAAGGAAAACTGCGAGTATGGCGATGTAGTCATTTTGGGGGACATCAGTTCGCTCCAACCTTAATTGATTTACCATCAGGACGTTGGTGGGGACATTTAGAACCCAATAGCTTAGATACTTTAATTCATCAACAAGGAACCCCGACAGATTTGCGGCGATTTTATCGGGGGTGGTCTGGTTTAAAACCCTTAGAGCAAATAGTAGAGCGAGAAATCTGGATGCTTGAAGGTTGGGACTGGCTTAAATACCCCAAATCTGGACGAATAGTAGAAGTAAAAGGGATAGGAATCTATGAGCATATCTATCCGATTGCACAGCACATCCCCATCCAACCGTTACAAATCCTTATAGAGAGATGGACGAGACAAAAAATTGCTAAAGCGAAAATCCGGATTGAGTTTACCAGAGACAATCACTCTATTCGGGAAAGCTATGAAGCGATCGTGGAAAAAATAGCACCAGTGATGAGTGCAAATAGTTCAGCTCAACCAATGCAGTTGAAACCCGTTGAACAATATCGTGTAACTCATTTGCAGTTATCTCAGTCTCTCCCCAAGTTTAAGATTTATCAATCAACAATGTGA
- a CDS encoding MFS transporter: MRTFTIIWLGQIVSTIGSFMTVFALTIWVWQQNASVTDLTLFTFFSQLPRIFVTPFAGIIVDRFSRKNLMLLGDIMAFLCTSLVALLYFSGSLQIWHLYAVVALYGCFGQIQILAYSTSISSLVDKADYTRAESMVAAIGYGSAIIAPALAGTLISIIGLRGIILIDLTSFLAAIATLLSVEIPRPQTTLIEPEESTWQKLTFGFRYIASKPPLIAMVIAFSLFAFPSDIGKSLYSPLILARTGGDAQILGNVTTAAGLGGVLGAVLLSFWGGFRRRIQGMLLGFIGTSFFKIILGLGQTSLIWIGAHFTSALFIPLFYSSSNAIWYSKVPPAIQGRVLAADQMIGLVIIAIASLISGPLVDRFFEPMMQTDSGLATLFGPIVGTEPGSGIALVYVFTSLCSMLVGIGGYWFRTLRDVEKLLPDHN, translated from the coding sequence ATGCGTACCTTTACTATTATTTGGCTGGGTCAGATAGTCTCTACTATTGGCAGTTTTATGACGGTTTTTGCCCTGACTATCTGGGTTTGGCAACAAAACGCTTCAGTCACAGACTTAACCCTATTCACTTTTTTCTCTCAACTACCTAGAATCTTTGTAACTCCTTTTGCGGGAATTATCGTCGATCGCTTTAGCCGTAAAAATCTCATGTTACTGGGAGATATTATGGCTTTTTTGTGTACGTCATTAGTCGCTTTACTGTACTTCTCAGGAAGTTTGCAAATCTGGCATCTCTATGCTGTGGTTGCGCTGTATGGTTGTTTTGGTCAAATTCAAATTCTTGCTTATTCTACTTCTATTTCCTCATTAGTTGACAAAGCCGATTATACACGTGCTGAAAGTATGGTTGCTGCGATCGGTTATGGTTCGGCAATTATCGCGCCAGCTTTAGCGGGGACCCTTATTTCTATCATAGGACTAAGAGGGATTATCCTGATTGACTTAACCTCTTTTTTAGCAGCGATCGCCACTTTACTTTCCGTTGAGATTCCACGACCTCAGACTACTCTCATCGAACCAGAAGAAAGCACTTGGCAAAAGCTAACCTTCGGATTCCGTTATATTGCCTCAAAACCCCCTTTAATCGCGATGGTAATCGCCTTTTCGCTTTTCGCTTTTCCTAGCGATATCGGCAAAAGTCTTTACAGTCCCTTGATTCTAGCTCGCACAGGGGGGGATGCTCAAATACTGGGCAACGTTACTACAGCTGCGGGATTGGGGGGAGTTTTAGGTGCTGTTCTGTTGAGTTTTTGGGGTGGGTTCAGGCGGCGTATTCAAGGTATGCTACTGGGATTTATTGGCACTAGCTTTTTTAAAATTATCCTAGGATTAGGTCAAACCTCTCTCATTTGGATAGGAGCACATTTTACCTCAGCTTTATTTATTCCTTTGTTCTACAGTTCGAGTAATGCGATTTGGTACAGCAAAGTCCCCCCAGCTATCCAAGGACGTGTTTTAGCGGCGGATCAAATGATTGGTTTAGTGATTATTGCGATCGCTTCTTTGATTTCAGGACCATTAGTTGATCGTTTTTTTGAACCCATGATGCAAACAGACAGCGGTTTAGCTACGCTTTTCGGTCCGATTGTTGGTACAGAACCAGGATCAGGGATTGCCTTAGTGTACGTATTTACCTCGTTATGCAGTATGTTAGTAGGAATTGGGGGATATTGGTTTAGAACGTTACGCGATGTAGAAAAATTATTACCCGATCATAATTAA
- a CDS encoding DUF4347 domain-containing protein, whose product MNNYLISQPTLVVIDAEIENIELLATGLSPSARLLILNPDRDGVQQITAALKRFPDVSSLHLVSHGTPGCLYLGNIRLNLETIANYAPQFKTWKNLTNLLVYGCQVAAGKIGQDFLQRLHQLIPNNLAASTQRVGNLAKGGSWDLDYRIGTFDHEELAFLPEVREIYGGVFDPVVSFEAEPLILFESEQTVLTFGFNLSELPPGEGLTVMVTGDVPQNLNQLDLFDVTVNGGGFPVPDFDNTGFEFNITDQTATISSPIFSDEDEEGASDVTYTLLPGEGYTVDPEANSVTVTFADTPDDIPEPEPEIEVSFTAEPLTLIASEGTVTTLTFELSEPPPSEGIAIPVQSDTSDVLSRFDVDGIVLSGADNLTPNQDSSGFIINITEQEAALTIPVQDSEVENAQETVNFSIESGEGYTVNPEQSAVSFTIIEESMVNEIVGTDDAELLSGTNDRDVIFGRGGNDTLEGLDGDDDLDGGSDDDLIQGDEGNDLLIGRAGNDLLNGGPGNDTMRGGNGDDYYIVDSVDDVTENENDNNDIDTVESSVDWDLRDSRNIENLILTSDRFTTGTGNNLDNEILGSNARNRLSGRQGDDRINGRRGDDRLTGAGGDDTLLGGFGDDSLSGGKGRDRFRFTNLRHGVDTITDFDLDRDFIQLSDSGFEGLNDEVQLLTIPSLDDFEGDFSLGLVYGTSDGSLAYINTQQEIELTQIAILSDAPELTSGNIEIV is encoded by the coding sequence ATGAACAATTATCTCATAAGTCAACCAACACTAGTAGTCATAGACGCTGAAATAGAAAATATTGAGCTACTAGCTACAGGTTTATCTCCATCAGCGCGATTGTTGATTCTCAATCCTGATAGAGATGGCGTCCAACAAATCACCGCAGCTTTAAAGAGATTTCCTGATGTTTCTAGTTTGCACTTAGTCAGTCACGGTACACCTGGTTGTCTATACTTGGGCAACATCAGACTCAATCTGGAGACTATCGCCAACTATGCTCCACAATTCAAAACCTGGAAAAATTTAACCAATCTCTTAGTGTACGGCTGTCAAGTAGCTGCAGGAAAAATAGGACAAGATTTTCTCCAACGCTTACATCAATTAATACCTAATAATTTGGCAGCTTCAACTCAACGAGTGGGAAATCTGGCAAAAGGCGGGAGTTGGGACCTAGATTATCGTATAGGAACATTTGACCATGAAGAGTTAGCTTTTTTACCAGAAGTTAGAGAGATTTATGGGGGAGTTTTTGACCCTGTCGTTAGCTTTGAAGCTGAGCCACTTATTTTATTCGAATCAGAGCAAACCGTTCTAACTTTTGGTTTTAATCTGAGTGAATTGCCACCAGGAGAAGGACTCACTGTAATGGTAACTGGTGATGTTCCTCAGAACCTAAATCAGTTAGATCTTTTTGACGTCACAGTAAATGGTGGTGGTTTTCCTGTCCCCGATTTTGATAATACGGGATTCGAGTTTAATATTACAGACCAAACAGCTACTATTAGTTCACCTATCTTTAGCGATGAAGACGAAGAGGGTGCTTCTGATGTCACTTATACTCTATTACCTGGAGAGGGTTACACCGTTGATCCCGAAGCTAACTCTGTCACTGTGACTTTTGCTGATACCCCAGATGATATTCCCGAACCCGAACCCGAAATAGAAGTTTCTTTCACCGCTGAACCTTTAACTCTAATTGCCTCAGAGGGAACCGTTACTACTTTAACATTTGAACTGAGTGAACCACCTCCATCGGAAGGAATTGCCATACCTGTCCAGAGCGATACTAGCGATGTCTTATCTAGGTTTGACGTGGATGGTATTGTTCTGTCAGGAGCTGACAATTTAACGCCCAATCAAGATAGTAGCGGTTTCATCATCAACATCACAGAACAAGAAGCAGCTCTGACTATACCAGTTCAAGATAGTGAGGTAGAAAACGCACAAGAAACCGTTAACTTTTCGATAGAGTCTGGTGAAGGTTATACAGTCAATCCAGAACAAAGCGCCGTCTCTTTTACCATTATTGAAGAAAGTATGGTAAATGAAATTGTTGGGACAGATGATGCTGAATTGCTATCAGGTACAAATGATAGAGATGTTATTTTTGGACGCGGTGGTAATGATACCCTCGAAGGGCTTGATGGAGATGATGACCTCGATGGTGGTTCGGATGATGATTTAATTCAAGGTGATGAGGGAAATGACCTTCTCATTGGTAGAGCAGGGAATGACCTTCTTAATGGTGGACCTGGTAATGATACTATGCGCGGTGGGAATGGTGACGATTACTATATAGTAGATTCCGTTGATGATGTGACTGAAAATGAAAATGATAATAATGATATTGACACGGTTGAATCATCCGTTGACTGGGATTTACGCGACAGTAGAAATATTGAAAATTTAATTCTCACTAGCGACAGATTTACCACAGGTACCGGCAATAACCTTGATAATGAGATACTCGGTAGTAACGCTAGAAATCGTCTGAGTGGACGTCAAGGTGATGATAGAATTAATGGCAGAAGGGGAGACGATCGCCTGACTGGTGCAGGAGGCGATGATACTTTATTGGGTGGTTTTGGCGATGATTCGCTCTCAGGTGGTAAAGGACGCGATCGCTTTAGATTTACCAATCTCAGACATGGTGTAGATACTATCACTGATTTCGATCTTGATCGTGATTTTATTCAACTCTCGGACTCTGGTTTTGAAGGCTTGAACGATGAAGTACAATTGTTAACCATTCCCAGTTTAGATGATTTTGAGGGTGACTTTAGCCTCGGCTTGGTATATGGGACCTCCGACGGCAGTTTAGCCTATATTAATACTCAACAAGAGATTGAGTTGACACAAATAGCTATATTATCAGACGCGCCTGAGTTAACATCTGGTAATATCGAGATTGTTTAA
- the fabG gene encoding 3-oxoacyl-ACP reductase FabG, whose protein sequence is MESQQILLTGGTGGLGLGVTPTLLSRGAKITIPYQGEKGVKRLKERLPATEFERLRFVQTDLSQETGVEKLVNDLSRVDVLIHLVGGFSMGPTHEFSYDDWKTSLELNLYTTFLVCKHCLKRMRQQGYGRIVTVSSKAALQPSPQLAAYSAAKAGVIALTQAIAAETSGLNITANVIVPGVIDTPSNREAMGSDNTANWTKPESIAEVICFLVSDQARDLRGAVLPV, encoded by the coding sequence ATGGAAAGTCAACAAATTTTATTGACAGGGGGAACGGGCGGTCTAGGATTAGGAGTTACCCCAACTCTGCTAAGTCGAGGCGCCAAGATTACCATACCCTATCAGGGGGAAAAGGGTGTTAAACGTCTCAAAGAAAGATTACCAGCGACTGAGTTTGAGCGTCTTCGCTTTGTCCAAACCGATTTGAGTCAAGAAACTGGGGTAGAAAAACTGGTAAATGATCTTAGTAGGGTAGATGTTTTAATCCATTTGGTCGGAGGCTTCTCCATGGGACCTACACACGAATTTAGCTATGATGACTGGAAAACTTCTTTGGAGTTAAACCTGTACACTACCTTTTTAGTTTGTAAACATTGTTTAAAAAGAATGCGTCAACAGGGTTATGGTAGAATTGTCACGGTTAGCTCTAAAGCTGCCTTGCAACCCTCTCCTCAACTGGCTGCTTACTCTGCGGCAAAAGCTGGCGTGATAGCTTTAACCCAGGCGATCGCCGCCGAAACCTCTGGTCTCAATATTACCGCCAATGTCATCGTTCCCGGGGTGATTGATACTCCTAGTAATCGTGAGGCGATGGGGAGTGATAACACAGCTAATTGGACTAAACCAGAGTCTATTGCTGAGGTTATTTGTTTTCTGGTTTCGGATCAAGCTCGGGATCTAAGGGGCGCTGTCTTGCCTGTGTAA
- a CDS encoding GTP-binding protein encodes MLTTVPVTVLTGYLGSGKTTLLNRILTHEHGKKVAVIVNEFGEVGIDNQLIINADEEIFEMNNGCICCTVRGDLVRIIGNLMKRRNKFDHIVIETTGLADPAPVIQTFFVDEDMRDKIFLDAVVTVVDAKHIYQHWEADEAQEQIAFADVILLNKTDLASNSALDELENKIKDMNRMAKVYRTQNAELPIEAILGLQAFDLNRALEIDPEFLGEDTHQHDESVYSIAIVESGALDGEKLNDWLSQLLQTQGPDIFRTKGILNIAGEDSRFVFQGVHMLFDGRLDRPWREGETRKNELVFIGRNLDEAQLKEDFRKCLL; translated from the coding sequence ATGCTTACTACAGTTCCGGTAACCGTTCTGACTGGATATTTAGGTTCAGGAAAAACTACCCTGCTTAATCGCATTCTAACCCACGAACACGGTAAAAAAGTTGCCGTCATTGTCAACGAATTTGGAGAAGTAGGTATTGATAACCAGCTAATAATCAATGCAGACGAAGAAATCTTTGAAATGAACAACGGCTGTATCTGTTGTACCGTGCGCGGTGACTTGGTTCGAATTATCGGTAACCTGATGAAACGCCGTAATAAATTCGACCATATAGTAATTGAAACAACCGGATTAGCCGATCCCGCCCCAGTAATTCAGACTTTCTTCGTTGATGAAGATATGCGGGATAAAATCTTTCTAGACGCAGTTGTCACCGTCGTAGATGCTAAACATATCTATCAACATTGGGAAGCAGACGAAGCACAAGAACAAATAGCCTTCGCCGATGTAATTCTCCTCAATAAGACAGATCTCGCCAGCAACTCCGCTTTAGATGAATTGGAAAACAAAATTAAAGATATGAATAGAATGGCGAAAGTGTATCGCACTCAAAACGCCGAATTACCAATAGAAGCCATTTTAGGATTACAAGCGTTTGATCTCAATCGCGCATTAGAAATAGATCCAGAATTTTTAGGTGAAGACACCCATCAACACGATGAGTCAGTTTATTCGATCGCGATCGTAGAATCCGGCGCCCTAGACGGAGAAAAACTGAATGACTGGCTAAGTCAACTGTTACAAACCCAAGGCCCTGATATCTTCCGCACCAAAGGCATTTTAAATATCGCCGGAGAAGATTCACGCTTCGTCTTCCAGGGAGTACATATGCTCTTCGACGGTAGACTAGATCGCCCTTGGCGCGAGGGAGAAACCCGCAAAAATGAATTAGTATTTATCGGTCGCAATTTAGACGAAGCCCAACTAAAAGAGGACTTCCGTAAATGTTTGCTGTAG